From Arcticibacter tournemirensis, one genomic window encodes:
- a CDS encoding translocation/assembly module TamB domain-containing protein → MRRYGTLTLKIILWIIGIIIFLVLLLFVLIRIPSVQNWARSKAVNYLEEKIGTKVEINRISLNLPKLIVLEDIYFEDQQRDTLLAGDTLKVDVSLLKLLDNTLEINEIDLRGITANIHRNADSVFNFDYILKSFAGEQKKEPKPEDTTSTMKFSIDKINLDRIRIGYKDAPSANDVSFFLGHFDTRIKEFDLDKMKFNVPKITMANVNARVIQGKPAVEPKSMEQHEAESNEPINIDLKFGTLDLSGIKVFYQNDISAMKADVNLGKLEVESDKLDLKNQSISLNNLDLSNSEILFQLGKKAEAKVVAKEAGKAAEATANNWKFTAKEINLDNNNIRFDNFNMPVLKRGMDFAHMDIKQLNLNGEDLVYGIDTISGKIKSGSFKEKSGFDLRRFETSFFYGSKEAYLNDLDIETSVTRIRDNIRISYPSIESISTNLGELGIDANLKETRIGFKDILILAPALANTVPLKGHADAVLNINGRIKGKIKNLEIPNLEISGLGGTKIKASAKTRGLPDMNKAWLDINIDNFSTRRADILALVPRGTVPSNISIPEAIRLQGKFTGSMKNFNTDLNLSSSYGSMKTIASYDARVKGGERYKANLRIFNFNVGRLIKNDSIGRITLAANVVGVGTNPKTMRARAVGKLIKAEFNGYTYRNLNIDGTANRGTMSAKANMADPNLHFNMNASANMSKKYPAVKLNLNLDSVNLQKLNLMKDDLRFHGKLVADLPTADPDYLNGSVTLSNALIAKDGERFSLDSVSIVSTANADSNSLKLRSEIMSANIQGKYKLTQIGIAMQDLISKYFSTTTKKQAVKYDPQYFTFNARIVNAPIFRQFAPDLKELATIVLNGNFDSRNQQLAVNGSIPRILYGTNDLNNLQLKVNTADTAINYSVTLDRINTGSIQLLSTSIAGNVQNNTIYTAIQTKDKENKIDYRIAGALKALEDAYQFSLNPTGLLLNHTRWTVSNDNAIQFGAKGIQATNFVLSNANQQLSINTSPPGLNNPLLVDFRNFQIETLTNIVKQDSLLVGGTINGNAAVRNFEDSPVFTSDLNISNFSFRGDTVGNIAVKVNNEQANTFAANVNITGQGNQVDLTGFYYTNNSSFDLDLNIGNLSMKSIEGFAMGSIRQAKGNLQGKLDITGTTNAPAIRGGIGFKDVAFNVTMLNSYFRIQDAAQISFNDEGIRLSDFSLIDSANNKASLNGMVYTKTYTDFRFDLRLNASNFRVINSTGLDNDLFYGKLYIDTRLGIKGTMTSPVVDGSLKIDPNTDFTIVLPSNDPSIEEREGIVEFVDKDNPQLSKVFKDPADTLNKSAITGMDVSVNIELDKEAQINVLVDPANGDMLRMKGAAQLTAGIDPSGKVNLTGNLTVEEGSYDLSLSFLKRRFEIKKGSSLTWSGEPLMATADVTAVYVANTAPIDLVEAQLGSEPQTTLNTYKQKLPFNINLMLRGELMKPNISFDIVLPEDNYTVSSDIISNVNGRLTQLRNDPSELNKQVFAVLLLGRFVSENPFQSSAGGGGLESTARQSVSRVLSDQLNNLAGDMIGGVQLEFDLQSTDDYTTGERANRTDLNVGLSKRLLNDRLKVTVGSNFELEGPRQQNAKTSNIAGDIQVEYQLSKNGRYLLRAYQKNQYQVALQGQVIETGVGFVITMDYNKFREIFGKSREEKRRQRARKSAKETTKGNE, encoded by the coding sequence TTGAGAAGATACGGCACCCTCACCTTAAAAATTATTCTTTGGATTATTGGGATCATTATTTTCCTGGTACTTCTGCTTTTTGTGTTGATACGAATTCCGTCTGTACAAAATTGGGCGCGATCAAAAGCCGTAAATTATCTCGAAGAAAAAATCGGAACGAAGGTTGAAATAAACAGGATCAGTCTGAACCTTCCAAAGCTAATCGTACTGGAAGACATTTATTTCGAGGACCAGCAGCGCGACACGTTACTGGCCGGGGATACCCTCAAAGTCGACGTGAGCTTATTAAAGCTCTTAGATAACACACTTGAAATCAACGAAATTGATTTACGTGGCATTACTGCAAACATACATAGAAATGCAGATAGCGTATTCAATTTCGACTATATTCTTAAATCCTTTGCCGGCGAACAGAAGAAAGAACCAAAACCTGAAGATACCACTTCAACAATGAAGTTCTCCATCGACAAAATTAATCTTGACCGCATCAGGATCGGCTATAAAGATGCTCCGTCAGCCAACGATGTCAGCTTTTTTCTTGGCCACTTTGATACGAGGATAAAAGAGTTTGACCTGGATAAGATGAAGTTTAATGTTCCGAAGATAACAATGGCAAACGTGAACGCGCGTGTTATTCAGGGCAAACCAGCTGTTGAACCGAAGTCCATGGAGCAACATGAGGCCGAAAGTAATGAGCCCATTAATATAGACCTGAAGTTCGGCACGCTCGACCTGTCAGGAATAAAGGTATTTTATCAAAACGACATTTCGGCGATGAAGGCTGATGTAAATTTGGGAAAGCTGGAAGTCGAATCGGATAAGCTGGATCTGAAGAATCAGAGCATAAGTCTGAATAACCTCGATTTGAGTAACTCGGAAATTCTTTTCCAGCTGGGCAAAAAAGCAGAGGCAAAGGTTGTGGCTAAAGAAGCCGGAAAGGCTGCTGAAGCGACTGCAAACAACTGGAAGTTCACAGCTAAGGAAATAAACCTTGACAACAACAACATTCGCTTTGATAACTTCAATATGCCGGTCTTAAAGAGGGGAATGGACTTCGCTCACATGGATATAAAGCAGCTGAACCTGAATGGGGAGGACCTTGTTTACGGCATAGATACTATCTCAGGTAAAATCAAATCGGGAAGCTTTAAGGAAAAGAGCGGTTTTGACCTGCGCAGGTTCGAGACCTCCTTTTTTTATGGTAGTAAGGAAGCTTATCTGAATGATCTGGATATTGAAACCTCTGTTACAAGGATAAGAGATAATATCAGGATCTCTTATCCTTCTATCGAGAGCATCTCTACAAATTTAGGTGAGCTTGGTATTGATGCCAATCTTAAAGAAACGAGAATCGGATTTAAAGATATCCTCATACTGGCTCCGGCACTTGCAAATACGGTTCCGCTAAAAGGTCATGCCGACGCGGTACTAAACATAAACGGACGGATAAAAGGCAAAATAAAGAATCTCGAAATACCCAATCTTGAAATATCAGGACTGGGAGGAACCAAAATTAAAGCTTCTGCTAAAACCAGAGGGCTGCCCGATATGAATAAGGCCTGGCTGGACATCAACATTGACAATTTCAGCACTCGCCGGGCAGACATACTTGCGCTGGTGCCCCGCGGTACAGTACCTTCAAACATCAGCATTCCCGAAGCGATCCGCCTGCAGGGGAAATTTACCGGCAGTATGAAAAATTTCAATACCGACCTCAATCTGAGTTCCAGCTACGGAAGCATGAAAACGATTGCTTCATACGATGCGCGCGTTAAGGGAGGAGAACGGTACAAGGCCAATCTGAGGATTTTTAACTTCAATGTCGGACGACTTATCAAAAACGACAGTATCGGAAGGATCACGCTTGCGGCAAACGTTGTAGGTGTCGGCACTAATCCGAAAACAATGAGAGCCCGGGCGGTTGGAAAGTTGATTAAAGCAGAGTTTAACGGATATACATACCGGAATTTAAACATCGACGGAACCGCAAATCGCGGAACAATGAGTGCTAAAGCAAACATGGCCGATCCCAACCTTCATTTTAACATGAATGCCAGTGCTAATATGTCTAAAAAATATCCGGCGGTTAAGCTTAACCTTAACCTGGATAGTGTTAACCTGCAAAAGTTAAATCTTATGAAGGACGATCTGCGCTTTCACGGAAAGCTCGTTGCGGACCTTCCTACCGCAGATCCCGATTACCTCAATGGGTCCGTCACACTTAGTAATGCATTGATCGCAAAAGACGGCGAAAGGTTTTCTCTTGATAGTGTCAGTATCGTATCGACTGCAAACGCCGACAGTAACAGCTTAAAGTTACGCTCGGAGATCATGTCGGCAAATATACAGGGAAAGTACAAACTCACACAAATCGGTATAGCGATGCAGGATCTGATCAGCAAGTACTTCTCAACCACCACTAAAAAGCAAGCTGTGAAGTACGATCCTCAATATTTTACCTTTAATGCGAGGATTGTAAATGCACCCATTTTCCGGCAGTTTGCACCGGACCTGAAAGAGCTGGCCACTATTGTTCTGAATGGCAACTTTGACAGCAGGAATCAACAACTGGCTGTAAACGGATCGATCCCACGCATACTATATGGTACCAACGATCTGAACAACCTTCAGCTAAAAGTGAATACTGCAGACACTGCAATAAACTATTCAGTTACTCTAGACCGCATTAACACGGGCTCAATTCAACTACTCTCAACAAGCATTGCCGGCAATGTTCAGAATAATACTATTTACACCGCGATTCAAACGAAGGACAAAGAAAACAAGATCGACTATCGTATCGCGGGAGCGCTTAAGGCTTTAGAAGATGCTTATCAGTTTAGCCTCAACCCTACCGGGCTTCTGCTGAACCATACCCGCTGGACTGTGAGTAATGATAATGCAATTCAGTTTGGAGCGAAAGGAATTCAGGCAACCAACTTTGTACTGTCGAACGCAAATCAGCAACTGAGCATCAATACAAGCCCTCCTGGTCTAAATAATCCGCTTTTAGTCGATTTCCGGAATTTCCAGATAGAAACACTCACGAACATTGTAAAGCAGGACTCCCTGCTTGTTGGAGGGACTATAAACGGTAATGCTGCGGTTCGGAACTTTGAAGACTCCCCTGTCTTTACATCCGACCTGAATATCAGCAACTTTAGCTTCAGGGGAGATACTGTTGGTAATATAGCTGTCAAGGTAAACAACGAACAGGCAAATACTTTTGCAGCAAACGTAAACATAACAGGCCAGGGCAACCAGGTTGATCTTACAGGATTTTATTATACCAATAACAGCAGCTTCGACCTCGATCTGAACATCGGTAACCTGAGCATGAAAAGTATCGAGGGCTTTGCAATGGGAAGCATCAGGCAGGCTAAAGGTAATCTTCAGGGAAAGCTTGATATTACAGGCACAACGAATGCACCGGCCATTCGGGGCGGAATAGGATTTAAGGACGTTGCCTTTAATGTAACGATGCTAAACTCCTATTTCAGAATTCAGGATGCAGCTCAGATTAGTTTCAACGATGAGGGCATCAGGCTGAGTGATTTTTCGCTGATAGACTCTGCTAATAACAAGGCCTCGCTTAATGGAATGGTCTATACCAAAACATATACCGATTTCCGCTTCGACCTGAGGCTTAATGCAAGCAACTTCAGGGTAATTAATTCTACCGGACTCGATAACGACCTTTTTTATGGAAAACTATATATCGATACCCGCCTCGGCATTAAGGGAACGATGACTTCTCCTGTGGTAGACGGATCGCTAAAAATTGATCCGAACACAGATTTCACGATCGTACTTCCAAGCAACGACCCTTCTATTGAAGAAAGGGAAGGCATCGTTGAGTTTGTCGACAAGGATAATCCACAGCTTTCTAAGGTCTTTAAAGACCCGGCCGATACATTAAATAAATCGGCGATCACAGGAATGGACGTTTCCGTGAACATCGAACTTGATAAGGAAGCCCAAATTAATGTGCTGGTCGATCCGGCAAACGGCGATATGCTACGGATGAAGGGAGCAGCCCAGCTCACTGCAGGAATAGATCCAAGCGGAAAGGTTAACCTCACAGGCAACCTTACGGTAGAAGAAGGATCTTACGACCTTAGCCTGAGTTTCCTTAAAAGAAGGTTTGAAATTAAAAAGGGCAGCTCGCTTACCTGGAGCGGCGAACCATTAATGGCAACAGCGGATGTAACAGCCGTTTACGTAGCCAATACTGCACCTATCGACCTCGTGGAGGCCCAATTAGGCAGCGAACCACAAACGACTCTTAACACCTATAAGCAAAAACTGCCGTTCAATATCAACCTGATGTTGCGTGGAGAACTGATGAAGCCCAATATTTCTTTTGACATTGTTCTTCCGGAAGATAATTACACCGTCTCTTCTGATATTATCAGCAATGTGAACGGACGTTTGACTCAACTACGCAACGACCCTTCGGAGCTTAATAAACAGGTATTTGCAGTGCTTCTGCTTGGAAGATTCGTTTCAGAGAATCCTTTTCAAAGCAGTGCCGGAGGAGGAGGCCTTGAATCGACAGCACGGCAAAGTGTCAGCAGGGTACTATCCGATCAGCTAAATAACCTTGCGGGAGATATGATCGGCGGGGTACAGCTGGAGTTTGATCTGCAATCGACCGACGACTATACCACCGGGGAGAGAGCTAACCGGACAGATTTGAATGTGGGATTGTCTAAAAGACTCCTTAATGACCGTCTGAAAGTAACTGTTGGTAGTAATTTTGAACTGGAAGGCCCACGCCAGCAAAACGCTAAAACCAGCAATATTGCAGGGGATATTCAGGTAGAATACCAGTTATCTAAAAACGGAAGATATCTGCTCCGGGCCTATCAGAAAAACCAGTATCAGGTTGCCCTGCAGGGACAGGTTATTGAAACGGGAGTTGGTTTTGTTATTACCATGGACTATAACAAGTTCAGAGAAATATTTGGTAAATCAAGAGAAGAAAAAAGGCGTCAAAGAGCCCGGAAATCAGCGAAAGAAACGACAAAAGGGAATGAATAG
- a CDS encoding BamA/TamA family outer membrane protein, giving the protein MNRIYIKYILLLFTSLLMACNVTKNVPQGDYLYTGAKVKIEDKDIKRKEKKILEPDLNSILRPKPNTSILGLRPKLWIYNITKTAKKGPRKWIKKWGEPPVLFSSVKVDYNRDLIVNRLENKGFFRAMATSDTSIRGRKASLTYPTTAGPRYLIRSVNFTTDSSDLGRAVSATAENTILKKGDSYDLDLIKAERERIDANLKEKGFYYFSPENLIIQVDSTSERHRVDLYMNIKQSTAEKARDIYKINHIYIYPNFKLRDTIKGRTPAPIKYKDFYIIDRTKMFKPQVFERTMFFHEGDIYNRTDHNLSLSRIMSLGTFKFVKNQFEEPDSSRALLDAYYYLTPYTKKSIRAEVTGTTNSANFTGSEFTLSWRNRNAFKGAELLTVSAYIGTDVQVSGNNSGTAYGNKILRYGAEVNLGIPRFITPFKVSSNSAFIPRTNITLGYDFLNREGSYTLNSFRTSLGYSWKESLEKEHRLTVLGVTYVQPSRVSTEYDSLSKANPMYKHAIDKQFTFGPTYNFNYTNTHKTYKTNTFYFNGNLDLSGNIVGLISGANREKEKELFGTAYSQYIRTELDFRYYRKLGLNSQWANRVIFGYGYAYGNSRSLPFTKQFFIGGTNSVRAFRARSLGPGRYRDENLGNDNVLAADQSGDIKVEMNSEFRPKLFSIVRGALFVDAGNVWLLNNDPDRPGAKFTKNFMKELAVGTGAGIRIDASILVLRLDVAFPIRKPWLADGEQWVIDDINFGSKAWRKDNLVYNLAIGYPF; this is encoded by the coding sequence ATGAATAGAATTTATATAAAGTATATTTTATTATTGTTTACATCGCTGTTGATGGCATGTAATGTCACTAAGAATGTACCTCAGGGAGACTATCTTTATACGGGGGCGAAAGTTAAAATAGAGGACAAGGACATCAAAAGGAAGGAGAAAAAGATTCTTGAACCGGATCTGAACAGCATTCTCCGACCCAAGCCTAACACATCTATATTAGGATTGAGGCCAAAGCTATGGATCTATAATATTACTAAAACTGCGAAAAAAGGGCCTCGCAAATGGATTAAGAAATGGGGTGAGCCACCGGTTCTTTTTAGCTCTGTTAAGGTAGATTACAACCGCGACCTGATTGTTAACAGGCTTGAAAACAAAGGTTTTTTCAGGGCGATGGCTACCTCTGATACCAGCATCCGCGGAAGAAAAGCATCGCTCACTTACCCTACTACTGCGGGTCCGCGATATTTAATTCGAAGCGTTAATTTCACCACCGATAGCTCCGATCTTGGAAGAGCAGTATCCGCAACTGCCGAAAATACGATACTGAAAAAAGGTGACAGTTATGATCTGGACCTAATCAAAGCAGAACGCGAACGTATTGACGCAAACCTTAAAGAGAAAGGGTTTTATTACTTTAGTCCCGAGAATCTGATTATCCAGGTAGACAGTACCAGCGAACGCCATAGGGTGGATCTTTACATGAACATTAAACAGTCTACGGCGGAAAAAGCCCGGGATATATACAAGATTAACCACATTTACATATATCCGAATTTCAAGCTCAGAGATACAATAAAAGGCAGAACCCCTGCGCCAATAAAATACAAGGACTTCTACATTATAGACCGCACAAAGATGTTTAAGCCGCAGGTGTTTGAACGTACGATGTTCTTTCACGAAGGAGATATTTATAACCGCACGGATCACAATCTTTCTTTAAGCCGGATAATGAGCCTCGGCACTTTTAAGTTCGTAAAGAATCAGTTTGAAGAACCGGACAGTTCCAGAGCGCTGCTCGATGCGTACTACTATCTTACTCCCTACACTAAAAAGTCGATCAGGGCTGAAGTAACGGGCACAACCAATTCGGCAAACTTTACGGGTTCTGAATTTACGTTAAGCTGGAGAAACAGGAACGCTTTCAAAGGTGCGGAACTCCTCACCGTTTCTGCCTATATTGGCACGGATGTGCAGGTGTCGGGAAATAACAGCGGAACCGCTTATGGCAACAAAATATTGCGCTATGGAGCAGAGGTAAATTTAGGTATCCCGCGATTTATTACCCCCTTTAAAGTAAGTTCAAACAGCGCCTTTATCCCCCGTACCAATATAACTTTAGGATACGACTTTCTAAACAGGGAAGGTAGCTATACGCTTAATTCCTTCCGTACATCCCTGGGTTATTCATGGAAAGAGAGTTTAGAGAAAGAACACAGATTAACAGTATTGGGGGTCACATATGTGCAACCATCCAGAGTCTCTACGGAATATGACAGTCTTTCTAAAGCGAACCCGATGTACAAACATGCTATTGACAAACAGTTTACCTTTGGCCCTACTTATAATTTCAACTATACAAACACACATAAGACTTATAAGACCAATACGTTCTACTTTAATGGCAATCTGGATCTTTCGGGAAACATAGTGGGCCTGATCTCAGGTGCAAACCGCGAGAAGGAAAAGGAGCTCTTTGGAACAGCTTATTCTCAATATATCAGAACCGAACTTGATTTCAGGTATTACCGGAAGCTGGGACTAAACTCGCAGTGGGCAAACAGGGTTATTTTTGGATATGGTTATGCCTACGGAAACTCCAGATCGCTGCCGTTTACGAAACAGTTCTTTATCGGAGGAACGAACAGCGTCAGAGCATTCCGCGCAAGGTCTTTAGGGCCGGGCCGGTACAGGGATGAAAACCTGGGCAACGACAATGTGCTCGCCGCCGATCAGTCGGGCGATATTAAAGTTGAAATGAACTCCGAATTCAGACCAAAACTGTTCAGCATTGTACGAGGAGCACTTTTCGTGGATGCAGGAAATGTTTGGCTGTTGAATAACGACCCGGACCGCCCGGGGGCTAAGTTCACTAAAAACTTCATGAAAGAGCTGGCTGTTGGTACGGGCGCCGGAATCCGTATCGATGCATCCATTCTGGTACTGCGGCTTGACGTGGCTTTCCCGATCCGAAAACCATGGCTTGCTGATGGTGAGCAATGGGTTATTGATGATATCAACTTTGGAAGCAAGGCATGGAGAAAAGACAACCTGGTTTATAACTTAGCCATAGGATATCCGTTTTAA
- a CDS encoding sigma-70 family RNA polymerase sigma factor, giving the protein MPLLLDISGFEALFEVNYQPLCATAYRIVQDKDIAEDIVQDVFYKLWERRDSLRVSSTLKAHLFQSTIDHSVNYIKLYRNAIKPSSQIRREPGSGVGFIGRSPALKESHLVEVAVKSLPEPSRLVFLLSRYEQLCYKQIAERLDISVKTVESQMTKAFRYLKEYLLVVFIFFADVFL; this is encoded by the coding sequence ATGCCTTTATTACTTGATATTTCGGGCTTTGAGGCACTTTTCGAGGTGAACTATCAGCCGCTGTGCGCAACAGCTTATCGTATTGTGCAGGATAAAGACATAGCCGAAGATATTGTGCAGGATGTATTCTATAAATTATGGGAGAGAAGAGACTCATTAAGAGTAAGTTCTACGCTTAAAGCTCATTTATTTCAAAGCACTATTGATCATTCTGTTAATTATATTAAACTATATAGAAATGCTATTAAACCCTCCAGTCAGATTCGTCGCGAACCAGGCTCGGGAGTCGGGTTTATCGGGCGTTCACCTGCTCTTAAGGAAAGTCATCTGGTAGAAGTGGCGGTTAAGTCGCTTCCTGAGCCCTCCAGGTTGGTTTTCTTACTGAGCCGCTATGAGCAATTATGTTACAAACAAATAGCCGAACGTCTTGATATTTCAGTTAAAACGGTAGAGAGCCAGATGACAAAGGCCTTCAGGTATTTAAAGGAGTATCTTTTAGTCGTTTTTATATTTTTCGCTGATGTTTTTTTGTAA
- the mdh gene encoding malate dehydrogenase produces the protein MKVTVVGAGAVGATCADNIARKELAQELVLLDIREGFAEGKAIDMMQTSALLGFDTKVKGVTSDYAATAGSDVVVITSGLPRKPGMTREELIGTNAGIVKSVTENILKHSPNTIIVVVSNPMDTMTYLTLKTSGLPKNRIIGMGGALDSSRFKYYLSQELGCSPADLNAVVIGGHGDTTMIPLINHATWNSVPVTEFLSKEKQDEIVAATMVGGATLTKLIGTSAWYAPGAGTAMLVESILRDEKKLVPCCVALDGEYGQSDIAIGVPVVLGKNGWEKIVDIKLNDEEQAAFAKSAEAVRSMNSVLELA, from the coding sequence ATGAAAGTTACAGTAGTTGGAGCAGGAGCAGTAGGTGCTACCTGTGCAGACAATATCGCCAGAAAAGAACTAGCCCAGGAACTTGTATTATTAGATATCAGAGAAGGTTTTGCTGAAGGTAAGGCAATTGACATGATGCAGACTTCTGCATTACTTGGATTCGACACCAAAGTTAAAGGTGTTACCAGTGATTACGCTGCTACAGCTGGATCTGATGTAGTTGTCATTACTTCAGGACTTCCACGTAAGCCCGGGATGACCCGTGAGGAACTTATCGGAACAAACGCAGGTATCGTTAAATCGGTTACCGAAAATATCCTGAAACATTCTCCCAATACGATCATTGTTGTTGTATCTAATCCAATGGATACCATGACTTACCTTACTCTTAAAACTTCAGGTCTCCCTAAAAACCGCATTATCGGAATGGGCGGAGCTTTAGATTCATCACGTTTCAAATATTACCTGAGCCAGGAATTAGGCTGTTCTCCTGCCGACCTTAACGCTGTTGTTATTGGTGGCCACGGTGACACTACTATGATTCCTTTAATTAACCACGCTACATGGAACAGTGTTCCTGTAACTGAGTTCTTAAGCAAAGAAAAACAGGATGAGATCGTTGCTGCTACAATGGTAGGCGGAGCAACATTAACTAAACTGATTGGTACTTCCGCATGGTATGCACCTGGCGCAGGTACTGCAATGCTTGTTGAAAGTATCCTCAGAGATGAGAAAAAACTAGTTCCTTGCTGCGTTGCTCTTGACGGTGAGTACGGACAGAGTGATATCGCCATTGGTGTTCCTGTTGTGCTTGGCAAGAACGGCTGGGAAAAAATCGTTGATATTAAACTTAATGACGAAGAGCAGGCTGCATTTGCTAAAAGTGCTGAGGCTGTTCGCAGCATGAACAGTGTATTAGAACTTGCTTAA
- a CDS encoding retropepsin-like aspartic protease, whose translation MIEVSLEILNLHDDGFHPLVEVVAFNRLFKAVVDTGASRTVLDKTTIEAYIDTDTLLLTDKLSTGLGTDSMESYTIRIPELSIGDLRIFDFEAAVLDLSTINTAYEKMEITPVIGVIGGDILMKYSAIINYRDQKLSFCLPALDPVI comes from the coding sequence ATGATAGAAGTTTCTTTAGAAATTTTAAATCTGCACGACGACGGCTTCCACCCTTTAGTGGAAGTCGTTGCTTTTAACAGGCTGTTTAAAGCGGTGGTTGATACTGGCGCCTCGCGTACTGTACTGGATAAAACTACCATTGAGGCTTATATTGACACGGATACCCTTCTGTTGACTGATAAACTATCTACCGGCCTGGGTACCGATTCGATGGAAAGTTATACTATCAGAATCCCAGAGCTGTCTATCGGCGATCTCAGGATCTTTGACTTTGAGGCAGCAGTTCTTGATCTTTCTACAATTAATACTGCATATGAAAAAATGGAAATTACCCCTGTAATAGGAGTAATTGGCGGAGATATTCTTATGAAATATTCTGCGATCATAAACTATCGCGACCAGAAACTATCTTTTTGCCTGCCAGCACTGGATCCGGTCATCTGA
- a CDS encoding group III truncated hemoglobin, producing MERDIESRQDIELLVNTFYAKVKEDDLIGYIFEDIAKVNWDLHLPKMYDFWETILFGQKGFKGNPMEVHFKLNMIHPLEAEHFDRWKELFNESVDELFSGPFATLAKQKAESIAGLMLFKMKGGILNRPGSSSRPDKL from the coding sequence ATGGAAAGAGATATTGAATCACGACAGGATATCGAATTACTTGTTAACACCTTTTACGCCAAAGTAAAAGAAGATGATCTTATAGGATACATTTTCGAAGACATTGCAAAGGTAAACTGGGATCTTCACCTGCCTAAGATGTACGATTTCTGGGAAACCATTCTTTTTGGTCAGAAAGGGTTTAAGGGCAACCCCATGGAAGTACATTTTAAGTTAAACATGATACATCCTTTAGAAGCCGAGCACTTTGACCGATGGAAGGAGCTGTTTAATGAGTCTGTTGACGAACTCTTCTCTGGGCCGTTTGCCACCCTTGCAAAACAGAAGGCCGAATCTATCGCCGGGCTGATGTTATTTAAGATGAAAGGTGGGATACTAAACAGGCCAGGAAGTTCTTCCCGGCCTGATAAATTATAG